In Spinacia oleracea cultivar Varoflay chromosome 5, BTI_SOV_V1, whole genome shotgun sequence, a single window of DNA contains:
- the LOC110795952 gene encoding uncharacterized protein, which translates to MAHKEERKTIMHLGRIQQGKDESLRSYVKRFNLEAGQIPDLPDDVSFDNFIRGLKKGSFKFDLVKKSVRTMAEVLDEAEAFIYATEICSASKDGKTGEATDSSGKKDKIDRKAPRSPTESRDPKLYCQFHEDIGHDTKNCRSVKRALDGLASKGHLKNYLQINAHGSIKSQYKKNKSPVSPIEGNHIEGGFVVVISGGPAAGGPTMRGQKDYARRLGQVMLSGKSPVDLFPRNEICESDGGRVATPHDDPLVIEIKISNMRVKRILIDTGSLSDIMSMEYLSRLAHDPKTIESIHYRIIGFGGSIIHPVGVINLPVRIGD; encoded by the exons atggcacacaaggaagaaaggaaaactatCATGCATTTAGGACGCATTCAACAGGGGAAAGATGAATCATTAAGAAGTTATGTGAAACGTTTCAACCTAGAGGCCGGGCAGATCCCAGACCTACCCGACGACGTCTCTTTTGATAACTTTATCAGGGGACTGAAGAAAGGGTCCTTCAAGTTTGACTTAGTCAAGAAGAGTGTGCGGACTATGGCCGAAGTTCTAGATGAGGCTGAAGCATTCATTTACGCAACggaaatatgcagcgcgtccAAGGATGGAAAGACAGGTGAAGCAACAGACTCCTCAGGAAAGAAGGATAAGATAGACCGAAAGGCTCCACGG TCACCTACTGAGAGTCGAGACCCTAAGCTGTATTGCCAGTTCCACGAGGATATAGGGCATGACACCAAGAACTGTAGAAGCGTAAAGAGAGCCCTAGACGGCCTTGCCTCCAAAGGACACCTCAAAAATTACTTACAGATAAATGCCCACGGCTCGATAAAAAGCCAATACAAGAAGAACAAGTCACCTGTCTCACCTATAGAGGGAAACCACATCGAAGGAGGATTTGTAGTCGTCATTTCTGGGGGGCCAGCTGCTGGAGGACCCACTATGAGGGGACAGAAAGACTACGCCCGCCGCCTAGGACAAGTGATGCTGTCGGGAAAGTCACCTGTAGACCTGTTCCCTCGGAATGAGATATGTGAGTCGGATGGCGGACGAGTAGCCACCCCACATGATGATCCTCTGGTGATCGAAATTAAAATCTCTAATATGAGAGTCAAGCGCATCCTGATAGATACAGGGAGTTTGTCCGACATAATGAGCATGGAGTACCTCAGCCGTCTAGCTCACGATCCAAAGACCATTGAAAGCATACACTACCGAATCATCGGTTTTGGAGGAAGCATAATACATCCCGTGGGCGTCATCAACTTGCCGGTTCGGATTGGGGATTGA